One Burkholderia sp. 9120 genomic window, TTGCCGGCGTTGGCGAATTCGCCCTTCGCCCAGTCGCCCATGAACTGCATACCGGCCTTGCCGTTGATGACCATAGCGGTGGCGAGGTTCCAGTCACGGCCCGTACGGCCCGCGTCGAAGTAACCCTGGATCTTGCGGACCGTGTCGAACACGCCGACCATCTGATCCGACGTCAGCGTCTTCTCGTCCAGATCCACCAGCGCCTTCTTGTAGAAGCCCGCGCCTTGCGACAGCACGACGTCTTCCCACAGCGTCAGGTCTTGCCACGGTTGACCGCCCATCGCGATCGGCTGGATGCCGTCGGCCTTCATCTTGTCGGCCAGCGCGAAGAACTCAGGCCACGTGGTCGGCACCTTGCCGCCTGCCTTGTCCAGCGCTGCCTTGTTGATGTACAGCCAGTTCACGCGGTGCACCGAGAACGGCGCGGCGACATAGTGACCGTCGGCGTGCATGATCTTGTCGATTTCCGGCGGCAGATTCTTCTTCCAGTCGCCGGCAGCTGCGTCGATCGGCACCAGCACGCCTTGCGACGCCCAGTCCTGAATCAGCGGACCCTTGATCTGCGCAGCGCTCGGTGCGTTACCCGAGATCACCTGCGTCTTCAGTGCCGTCATGGCAGCCGCGCCCGCGCCACCCGCAACCGCGAAGTCCTTCCACGTGTAACCCTGCTTCGTCATGTCGTCCTTGAGGACGCCGACGGCTTTCGATTCGCCGCCCGAAGTCCACCAGTGCAACACTTCGATCGACTCGGCAGCCTGCACGGCCGAGACGCCACACATCAGACCCGCAGCGCACAAAGCGCCCATGATCGCGCGAAATTTCATTGCTTATCTCCTCCAGACACCTGAACAAAAAACAAATGGCCCCTGATGTCGCCAGGGTGCTGTGGTTGGTTCAAACAGGCAAAACACTGGGCGATCGAGCACGGTCGGGCGCATGCGCGAGGCATGTGCCGGCGGACCGATGTCCGGCCGCTGGAAGCTCAACAGATGAGTGGTTCGGGATGCAACTGACTGTCTCCTCTTTTGATTTTTGCCTGCCCGCGTTGAGCGCGGCAGACTCGAGGTGCCTTGCACGTCAATTCGGGCAATCGCCTTTGCTGGCCGGTCGACTTCCCGGCTTTCCCTAAGGCTCGCCGGGCCGTGCTGACACGTGCCGAAAGGCAATGTCCGTTAACATGCAGGGAGCGCCTGCCGATTCGGGAAAACGCGCATCTTGCCTGCCAGCGCACGCTTTTTTCATCGAATTAGCGCTACCTCTTGATTTGGATTGTAGTTAAACTACAATTCAGTGTCAAAAAATATTTTATCGGACTACGGTCGCCCTTTCCGGTCATCCCGGCGGCCCCAGGACATCGACGGAGACTCATGCAAACCGACTCAAGCTTCACCTTCGTTCTCTTCGGCGGAACCGGCGATCTGTCGATGCGCAAGATCCTGCCGGCACTGTTTGAAGCACACCGTGCGGGCGGCATGCTTGCGGATAGCGGCAAGATCGTCGCGGTGGCGCGGCATGCTTCGGATCGCGCGG contains:
- a CDS encoding ABC transporter substrate-binding protein codes for the protein MKFRAIMGALCAAGLMCGVSAVQAAESIEVLHWWTSGGESKAVGVLKDDMTKQGYTWKDFAVAGGAGAAAMTALKTQVISGNAPSAAQIKGPLIQDWASQGVLVPIDAAAGDWKKNLPPEIDKIMHADGHYVAAPFSVHRVNWLYINKAALDKAGGKVPTTWPEFFALADKMKADGIQPIAMGGQPWQDLTLWEDVVLSQGAGFYKKALVDLDEKTLTSDQMVGVFDTVRKIQGYFDAGRTGRDWNLATAMVINGKAGMQFMGDWAKGEFANAGKKSGVDYVCAAVPGTEKAYTFNVDSFVFFQQKGQKTATPGQLALAKTIMSPDFQEQFSLNKGSIPVRLGVSMAKFDDCAKKSYADEQVAIKSGGYVPSLAHGMAQPDAAAGAISDVVTKFMNSQQDSKSAVAALAKAAKTK